Proteins found in one Megalobrama amblycephala isolate DHTTF-2021 linkage group LG5, ASM1881202v1, whole genome shotgun sequence genomic segment:
- the il17a/f1 gene encoding interleukin 17a/f1, whose protein sequence is MNATMSSALNIQFLVVACMMGLVLISFGAEGAPSKHLQKKGSGQHRSSDESDPSSSYRLILDSEFKAAKPIRSLNNDSISPWTYTFTHDENLYPSSIAEAKCSLTGCLIDESEDYLSQPIYTQIMVLRRIRGEKHNYSFRIEYKTIAVGCTCIRPYVEHV, encoded by the exons ATGAATGCAACAATGTCATCAGCGTTAAACATCCAGTTCCTCGTG GTGGCTTGTATGATGGGGCTCGTTTTAATATCATTTGGAGCTGAGGGGGCACCTTCGAAACATCTTCAGAAGAAAGGAAGCGGCCAGCACAGGTCATCAGATGAATCGGATCCATCCTCGTCATACCGGTTGATCTTGGATTCTGAGTTCAAAGCGGCCAAACCGATCCGTTCGTTAAACAACGACTCCATCTCTCCATGGACCTACAC GTTTACGCATGACGAGAACCTGTACCCTTCTAGCATCGCAGAGGCGAAGTGTTCGCTGACTGGATGTTTGATCGATGAGAGTGAGGATTACCTGTCCCAACCTATTTACACCCAAATCATGGTCTTGAGGAGAATTCGAGGAGAAAAGCACAACTATTCCTTTAGAATTGAGTACAAAACCATCGCAGTGGGATGCACCTGCATTCGTCCATATGTAGAACACGTTTAA
- the stmn4l gene encoding stathmin-like 4, like isoform X2, producing the protein MTLAAYREKMKELPLVSFFCSCILPEPREKPTKKTQDVVDLNLCIIKDMEVIELNKRSSGQAFEVILRPPSFDGQREFHPTFPPRRDPSLEEIQKKLDAAEERRKCQEAELLKHLAEKREHEREVAQKAIEEHNNFIKMAKEKLEQRMEINKENREAHIAAMLERLQEKDKHAEEVP; encoded by the exons ATGACTCTTGCAG CATACAGAGAGAAGATGAAGGAGCTCCCTCTAGTGTCGTTCTTCTGCTCCTGCATCCTGCCAGAGCCTCGGGAAAAGCCCACCAAGAAAACACAAG ATGTTGTGGACCTCAACCTGTGCATCATTAAAGATATGGAGGTGATCGAGCTAAACAAGCGGTCATCGGGCCAGGCCTTTGAGGTCATCCTCAGACCACCGTCTTTTGATGGTCAGAGGGAATTTCATCCCACTTTCCCACCTCGCAGGGACCCTTCGCTGGAAGAGATCCAGAAGAAACTGGATGCTGCTGAGGAGAGAagaaag TGTCAGGAAGCTGAACTTCTGAAGCACTTGGCTGAGAAGAGAGAACATGAACGAGAAGTGGCTCAGAAAGCCATAGAGGAACACAACAACTTCATCAAGATGGCCAAAGAAAAACTGGAGCAAAGAATGGAGATTAACAAAGAGAACAGGGAGGCCCACATCGCTGCCATGCTGGAACGTCTTCAGGAGAAG GACAAGCATGCTGAGGAG GTGCCTTGA
- the stmn4l gene encoding stathmin-like 4, like isoform X1, with the protein MTLAAYREKMKELPLVSFFCSCILPEPREKPTKKTQDVVDLNLCIIKDMEVIELNKRSSGQAFEVILRPPSFDGQREFHPTFPPRRDPSLEEIQKKLDAAEERRKCQEAELLKHLAEKREHEREVAQKAIEEHNNFIKMAKEKLEQRMEINKENREAHIAAMLERLQEKDKHAEEVRKNKEHI; encoded by the exons ATGACTCTTGCAG CATACAGAGAGAAGATGAAGGAGCTCCCTCTAGTGTCGTTCTTCTGCTCCTGCATCCTGCCAGAGCCTCGGGAAAAGCCCACCAAGAAAACACAAG ATGTTGTGGACCTCAACCTGTGCATCATTAAAGATATGGAGGTGATCGAGCTAAACAAGCGGTCATCGGGCCAGGCCTTTGAGGTCATCCTCAGACCACCGTCTTTTGATGGTCAGAGGGAATTTCATCCCACTTTCCCACCTCGCAGGGACCCTTCGCTGGAAGAGATCCAGAAGAAACTGGATGCTGCTGAGGAGAGAagaaag TGTCAGGAAGCTGAACTTCTGAAGCACTTGGCTGAGAAGAGAGAACATGAACGAGAAGTGGCTCAGAAAGCCATAGAGGAACACAACAACTTCATCAAGATGGCCAAAGAAAAACTGGAGCAAAGAATGGAGATTAACAAAGAGAACAGGGAGGCCCACATCGCTGCCATGCTGGAACGTCTTCAGGAGAAG GACAAGCATGCTGAGGAGGTGAGGAAAAACAAGGAACACATATAA